A part of Babylonia areolata isolate BAREFJ2019XMU chromosome 6, ASM4173473v1, whole genome shotgun sequence genomic DNA contains:
- the LOC143283135 gene encoding superoxide dismutase [Mn], mitochondrial-like, producing MTFTSPFCVKMLSAARNAGRSFLKPGVAAPLAVQLKHTLPDLPYDYNALEPYISADIMKLHHQKHHATYVNNLNVAEEKLAEAVQKKDIQTVISLQPALKFNGGGHINHSIFWEVLAPQGGGEPTGDLLAQIRQDYGSFENMKKELVTSTVAVQGSGWGWLGYNPQSGRLRIAACANQDPLQATTGLVPLFGIDVWEHAYYLQYKNVRPDYVNAIFNIVNWNNVAQRFADAKMQN from the exons ATGACCTTCACCTCTCCATTCTGTGTGAAAATGCTGTCTGCTGCTAGAAACGCTGGAAGAAG TTTCCTGAAGCCGGGTGTTGCTGCACCCTTGGCTGTTCAGCTGAAACATACCTTGCCTGATCTTCCCTACGACTACAATGCCCTGGAGCCATACATTTCAGCTGACATCATGAAGCTTCATCATCAGAAGCATCATGCCACCTATGTCAACAACCTCAACGTTGCTGAAGAAAAACTGGCAGAGGCCGTGCAGAAAA AGGACATCCAGACAGTGATTTCCCTGCAGCCGGCACTGAAGTTCAACGGGGGCGGGCACATCAACCACAGCATTTTCTGGGAGGTGCTTGCCCCTCAGGGGGGTGGGGAGCCGACGGGCGACCTGTTGGCGCAGATCCGCCAGGACTACGGCTCCTTTGAGAACATGAAGAAGGAGCTGGTCACCTCCACAGTGGCAGTGCAGGGATCTGGCTGGGGCTGGCTGGGCTACAACCCTCAGTCCGGCCGGCTGCGAATCGCCGCCTGTGCCAACCAGGATCCTTTGCAAGCTACCACAG GTCTGGTTCCTTTGTTTGGAATTGATGTCTGGGAACATGCCTACTATCTTCAGTACAAGAACGTCAGGCCTGATTATGTCAACGCTATCTTTAATATTGTCAACTGGAACAATGTTGCTCAGCGGTTTGCTGATGCAAAAATGCAAAACTGA
- the LOC143283136 gene encoding uncharacterized protein LOC143283136, translating to MSSVPLSPGRTDEAMESDASDFPQDIWDGVEALQLELQRRNPELLKTNSGAQTQQDSSTPRASAKDPQPEPTKTEAPALNRGGEGRRTNEADWSSIPDVVLTTVLGMLPVLDRINMSKVCSTWQEAAARPLVWQRFDYVVECPKDSPIKLESRIEELRSAHQQCLQMVETYGDKVVAANMVLYCMESLEVVKKMADKCKNLKYCCLAAIDESRLNMLDIAYMLSDLMSARLDLHGLCLKNLYSRIEGDYSDIPVECLNSSSLLKLSLINSFRGANMSQLVSLVNLTELTISPHHLRHYWLSHLTEASLRTLNIVGDLDLLEGNDTFRYPSEDDWRSLNKTGQLHVNCYNISVGSELLCPGVPVATLAFYDTFLVDVSKLPQMTEFYSVTLSTLVSFTTFEGLSIRQKAEDSTVLEIVQKCPELTTVAVPTELCSSTILLMIQLNPNLTDPLVREDLIKYELNKIPEGLNVSKEMHDFTEKNFSREMFVPAVSRLLKRRWHPLSKKEYNQILHRRYFDW from the coding sequence ATGTCCAGTGTACCATTATCCCCCGGGAGGACTGATGAAGCCATGGAGAGCGATGCCTCAGATTTTCCACAGGACATCTGGGATGGGGTTGAGGCACTGCAGCTGGAACTGCAGAGGAGAAATCCTGAATTACTGAAGACCAACTCTGGGGCACAAACGCAGCAAGATTCCAGCACTCCACGAGCGAGTGCAAAAGACCCACAACCGGAGCCCACCAAGACAGAAGCACCAGCGCTGAACAGGGGTggcgaaggaagaagaacaaatgaAGCAGACTGGAGCAGCATCCCTGACGTGGTTCTCACCACTGTCTTGGGAATGTTGCCCGTTCTGGACAGGATCAACATGTCCAAAGTGTGCAGCACCTGGCAGGAAGCGGCTGCCAGGCCTCTTGTCTGGCAGCGTTTTGATTACGTTGTTGAATGTCCCAAAGACAGCCCCATTAAACTGGAGAGCAGAATTGAAGAGCTTCGCTCTGCTCACCAGCAGTGCCTGCAAATGGTTGAAACGTACGGTGACAAAGTTGTGGCTGCTAATATGGTTTTGTACTGTATGGAGTCACTTGAGGTGGTGAAGAAAATGGCAGACAAATGTAAGAACCTGAAGTATTGTTGTCTTGCTGCAATTGATGAGAGCCGTTTGAACATGCTTGACATTGCATACATGCTGTCAGATCTCATGTCTGCAAGACTCGACCTTCATGGTCTCTGCCTCAAGAACTTGTATTCCAGAATTGAGGGTGACTACTCTGATATtccagttgagtgtttgaattcAAGTTCATTACTGAAGCTGAGTTTGATCAATTCATTTAGGGGTGCTAACATGTCACAGTTAGTGTCCCTTGTGAACTTGACAGAGCTCACCATCTCCCCTCACCATTTGCGTCACTACTGGCTCAGTCACCTGACGGAGGCTTCTCTTCGTACCCTGAACATTGTGGGGGACCTGGACCTGTTGGAGGGCAATGACACTTTCCGCTATCCCTCGGAGGACGACTGGAGGAGCTTGAACAAGACTGGGCAGCTGCATGTGAATTGTTACAATATTAGCGTGGGCAGTGAACTGCTTTGTCCAGGAGTCCCTGTGGCCACCCTTGCTTTTTACGATACATTTTTAGTCGACGTCAGCAAACTCCCTCAGATGACAGAGTTCTACTCTGTGACACTGAGCACTCTGGTCAGTTTCACCACCTTTGAAGGGTTGAGCATCAGACAAAAAGCAGAAGACAGCACCGTCCTGGAAATTGTTCAGAAGTGTCCAGAGCTTACCACAGTGGCTGTCCCGACTGAGCTGTGTTCCAGCACCATCCTGCTGATGATTCAGCTCAATCCAAATCTCACGGATCCCCTCGTCCGAGAGGACCTGATCAAGTATGAGCTCAATAAAATCCCCGAAGGTCTGAACGTGTCAAAGGAGATGCACGATTTCACGGAGAAAAACTTTTCCAGAGAAATGTTTGTGCCAGCAGTCAGCAGACTGCTTAAACGCAGATGGCATCCTTTATCAAAAAAAGAATATAATCAGATCCTTCACAGGAGATACTTTGATTGGTAA
- the LOC143283137 gene encoding uncharacterized protein LOC143283137 — protein sequence MVNVPKQRKTFCKGKNCKKHTLHKVTQYKAGKASLYAQGKRRYDRKQSGYGGQTKPIFRKKAKTTKKIVLRMECTSCKYRKQLPIKRCKHFELGGDKKRKGQMIMF from the exons ATG GTGAACGTACCGAAGCAGCGCAAGACCTTTTGCAAGGGTAAAAATTGCAAAAAACACACCCTCCACAAGGTGACTCAGTACAAGGCTGGCAAGGCTTCCCTGTATGCTCAAG GTAAACGTCGATACGACAGAAAGCAGTCAGGATACGGTGGTCAGACAAAGCCCATCTTcagaaagaag GCCAAGACCACAAAGAAGATCGTGCTGCGTATGGAGTGCACCTCCTGCAAGTACAGGAAACAGCTGCCCATCAAGCGATGCAAGCACTTCGAGCTGGGAGGCGACAAGAAGAGAAAG ggcCAGATGATTATGTTCTAG